GGATTCGCCGTTGCGCCGGACCAGCGCCGATGCCGCCGACCGCACCGGCGATGCCACCAGCGACACCCGGTTGCGCGATCAGGACAGGCCCGCGCCGTCACGGATCGGACAGATCCCGCGTTATGGCACGGCCGCCGCCAGCGGCGCGGCGGACTGGGGCTACGACTCGCTCAACCGCAAACGCAAGCAGCCGAAATATTATCCGGGGCAGGTCAAGCCGAAGCCGCCGGTCGGGCCCGGCAATCCGCCACCACCGCTGGCGTCAGGCGCGCCGCGGCTTTCGGTTCCGCCGTCGCAATCCGCCAACAAGACCCCGATCGCGCCCGCGATGGCCGGCACCGTGGTCGGACAGCCGTTGCGCAAGCGGCTCAAGGTCGACGACGATCCGTTCGGCGCGGTCGGTGATTACGCCGGCAGCTTCCTGATCAAATCGGCGCTCGAACTCTCGGCCGGCTATGACACCAACCCGGCCCGCACGGCGGTGCCCCGCGGATCGCCGTTCTATGTGGTCGCACCCGAATTCCTCGCCGTCTCCGACTGGGAGCGCCACGCGCTGGTCGCCGACTTGCGCGGATCCTTCACCGGCTACGGCAACACCTTTCCGCCGCCGGCCGACGGCACGGTCTCGCCGGCGCCGGTCAATCTCGATCGTCCGGATTTCATCGGCCATGTCGACGGCCGCCTCGACGTCACCAACGATACCCACCTGCTGGCGCAGACGCGGCTGCGGGTCGCGACCGACAATCCCGGCAGCCCGAACATCCAGGCCGGTCTCGCCAGATATCCGGTCTATGCGTCGTTCGGCGGCACCTTCGGCGTCGACCAGAATTTCAACCGGCTGCAGATTTCCGCCGGCGCCACCGTCGACCGCACCGCCTATACCGACTCCAAGCTGACCGACGGCACCTTCTCCACCAACGACGACCGCAACTTCAACCAGTTCGGCGGCATCGGCCGCGTCAGCTACGACCTGATGCCCGGCATCAAGCCGTTCATGCAAGTCGAGGGCGACAGCCGCGTCCATGACCTCAGGCTCGACCGCAACGGCTATGCGCGCGACTCCAGCGGCGGTTACGTCAAGGGAGGCACCAGCTTCGAGTTCTCGCGGCTCTTGATCGGCGAAATCGGCGTCGGCTACGCCGCGCGCGATTATGTCGATCCCAGGCTCATCCGGCTCGAGGGCCTTTTGGTGTCATCCTCGCTGATCTGGACCGTGACGCCGCTGACGACGGCCAAGTTCTATTCCGACACCGGGATCTCGGAAACCACGCTGCCCGGCACTTCGGGCGTGCTGACGCATACCTACACCGTCGAAGTCGATCATGACTTTCGCCGCTGGCTGACCGGGATCGGCAAGTTCACCTGGGGTTCGCTCGACTATCAGGGCGACAGCCGCTACGACAAGTTCTACTCGCTGTCCGGCGACGCGATCTACAAGATGAGCCGCAACCTCTGGCTCAAGGGCACGCTGCGCCGCGATTGGCTGGATTCGAATTTGCCGGGCAACAGCACGGCGTCGACGATCGTGATGCTGGGCGTGCGATTGCAGAATTAGCTGTTGTCATGCCCCGCGAAGGCGGGGCATCCAGTACGCCGCAGCTTCGCGATGTTTCACGGATGTCTGGAAGACTAGGTCCCCCGCCTGCGCGGGGGACGACCAATTTTACCTCGGCAGCGTCGTCGATCCCATCAGGAACTGGTCGATCGCGCGGGCGCAGAGGCGGCCTTCACGGATCGCCCACACCACCAGCGACTGGCCGCGGCGCATGTCGCCCGCCGAAAACACCTTTTTCAGCGAGGTTTGGTAGTCCTGCAAGTTGGCGCGGACGTTGCCGCGCTGGTCGAGGTCGACGCCGAGCGTCTTCAGCATGCCCTCATGCACCGGATGCACGAAGCCCATCGCCAGCAGCACGAGCTGGGCCTCGAGTTCGAATTCGGTGCCCGCGATCGGCTTGAACTTGTCGTCGACCTGCACGCAGTGCAGCTTCTGCACCTTGCCGTCGACGCCGGAAAACTTCTGCGTCAGCACCGCGAATTCGCGGCGTGCGCCTTCGGCCTGGCTCGTCGAGGTCCGCATCTTCAGCGGCCAGTTCGGCCAGGTCAGGCCCTTGTTCTCATGCTCGGGCGGTGCCGGCATGATTTCGAGCTGGGTCACGGACTTGGCACCCTGCCGGAACGACGTGCCGATGCAGTCCGATCCGGTGTCGCCGCCGCCGATCACGACGACATGCTTGCCGCCGGCGAGGATGTCCTTGGCGCCGTCTAGCGGCTCCGAAGCGACGCGGCGGTTTTGCTGCGGCAGGAAGTCCATCGCGAAGTGAATGCCGTCAAGGTCGCGGCCGGGGATCGGCAGGTCGCGGCCGGCTTCGGCGCCGCCGGTCAGCGCCACCGCGTCGTATTGCGTGAGCAGTTGCTGCGGATCGAGCGCGCCCGGTGAGCTGCCGCCGACATGGACGCCGTAATGGAACGTGACGCCCTCGGCCTCCATCTGCGCCACGCGGCGATCGATGATGTGCTTCTCCATCTTGAAGTCGGGAATGCCGTAGCGGAGCAGGCCGCCGGCCTTGGCGAACTTCTCGTAGACATGGACGTCATGGCCGGCGCGCGCGAGCTGCTGGGCTGCAGCAAGGCCCGCCGGCCCGGAGCCGACGATCGCGACCTTCTTGCCGGTCCTGGTGGGCGCGATCTCCGGCTTCAGCCAGCCATTGTCCCAGGCGCGATCGACGATCGCGCATTCGATGGTCTTGATGGTGACCGGGTTGTCGTCGATGTTGAGCGTGCAGGACGCTTCGCACGGCGCCGGACAGATGCGGCCGGTGAATTCCGGGAAGTTGTTGGTCGAGTGCAGGTTGCGCGAGGCCTCTTCCCAGTTGTCCTGATAGACGAGGTCGTTGAAATCGGGGATCTGGTTGTTGACCGGGCAGCCCGGCGTGCCCGGCTGAACCGAACCGGTGCCGTGGCAATAGGGGATGCCGCAATTCATGCAGCGCGCGGCCTGGTCGCGGGTGTCCTTCTCGCTCAGGGGAATGACGAATTCGCGATAGTTCTTCAAACGCTCTGCGACCGGCTCATACTTGCGATCATGCCGGTCGATATCGAGAAAACCTGTGATCTTGCCCATAGAACCTGACGCCCCTGAACCTTTGCTCCGTCATTCCGGACCAGCGCATGAGCGCTGGATGCGGAACCTTGATGTTGTCTTGCGCGGCTCCGGGTTCGCGCGTCGCGCGCCCCGGAATTGCGCCTGATGATGTTTACGCCCCGATCGCGATCTTCGGCTCGGCGTCGGCGTTTGCCTTCATTTCCTTCAGGGCGCGGCGGTATTCCACCGGCATCACCTTGCGGAATTTAGGCAGCCACGTCTTCCAGTTCGCGAGGATATCGGCGGCCTTCTTCGAGTCGGTCAGCTTGGCGTGACGCGTGATCAGGACGTGCAGCCGCTCGACGTCGGATTCGAGCAGGTCCTTGAACACGTCGACGCGGCCGTGCGCCTCGAGGTCGCCGGTGTGGTGATAGGTATTCTCGTTGATCATCTCTTCCGAGAGCACCGGTTCGAGCTCGACCATCGACATGTTGCAGAGCTTGGCGAAGTCGCCGGCCTCGTCCAGCACATAGGCGATGCCGCCGGACATGCCGGCCGCGAAGTTGCGCCCGGTCTTGCCCAGCACCACGACGATGCCGCCGGTCATGTATTCGCAGCAATGGTCGCCGGCGCCTTCGACGACTGCGATCGCGCCGGAGTTACGCACCGCGAAGCGCTCGCCGGCGATGCCGCGGAAATAGCATTCGCCCTCGATCGCGCCGTACATCACGGTGTTGCCGACGATGATCGACTCTTCCGGCACGATGCCGGAATTCTTCGGCGGCTTGACGATGATGCGGCCGCCGGACAGGCCCTTGCCGACATAGTCGTTGCCTTCGCCTTCGAGCTCGAAGGTGACGCCGCGCGCCAGCCACGCGCCGAAGGCCTGGCCCGCGGTGCCCTTCAGGCTGACCTGAATGGTGTCATGCGGCAGCCCGGCATTGCCGTAGATCTTCGCAATCGTCCCCGACAGCATCGCGCCGGCGGAACGGTCGGTGTTGTTGATCTCTTCCTCGATTTTGACCGGCGCGCCGCGGTCGATCGCGGCTCTCGCCTTTTCGATCAGCCGGCGATCCAGCACCGCTTCCAGATGATGGTTCTGGTTCTCGGCGTGATAGATCTTCTGGCCGGGCAACGCCTTCTGCCGGACGAACAGCTTTGAGAAGTCGAGCCCCTTCGCCTTCCAGTGCGCCACCAGGGTGGACTGATCGAGCATCTGGGTCTGGCCGATCATCTCGTTGAAGGTGCGGTAGCCAAGCTGCGCCATGATCTCGCGGACTTCCTCGGCGACGAAGAAGAAGTAGTTGATGACGTGCTCGGGCTGGCCGGTAAAGCGCTTGCGCAACACCGGATCCTGCGTCGCGACGCCGACCGGGCAGGTGTTGAGATGGCACTTGCGCATCATGATGCAGCCCGCTGCGATCAAGGGCGCGGTGGCGAAGCCGAACTCGTCGGCGCCGAGCAGGGCGCCGATCACGACGTCGCGTCCGGTGCGGAAGCCGCCGTCGACCTGGACCACGATGCGGCTGCGCAGCCGTTCGCGCACCAGCGTCTGGTGGGTTTCGGCAAGGCCGATTTCCCACGGCGAACCGGCGTGCTTGATCGAGGTGAGGGGGGAGGCACCGGTGCCGCCCTCGAAGCCCGCGATGGTGACATGGTCGGCGCGCGCCTTGGCAACGCCCGCGGCAACGGTGCCGACGCCGATTTCGGAGACCAGCTTGACCGAGACCTGACCGTCCGGATTGACGTTCTTGAGGTCGTAGATCAGCTGCGCCAGATCCTCGATCGAATAGATGTCGTGATGCGGCGGCGGCGAGATCAGGCCGACGCCCGGCGTCGAATGCCGCACCCGCGCAATGATCGCGTCGACCTTGTGGCCGGGCAGCTGTCCGCCTTCGCCGGGCTTGGCGCCCTGCGCCATCTTGATCTGCATCATGTCGGAGTTGACGAGATATTCCGTCGTCACGCCGAAGCGGCCCGAGGCGACCTGCTTGATCGCCGAGCGCATGCTGTCGCCGTTCGGCATCGGCTTGAAGCGATCGGCCTCTTCGCCGCCTTCGCCGGTGTTGGACTTGCCGCCGATCCGGTTCATGGCGATCGCGAGCGTGGTGTGCGCCTCGCGCGAGATCGAGCCGAACGACATGGCACCCGTGGCAAAACGCTTGACGATCTCCTTGGCCGGCTCGACCTGGTCGAGCTTGATCGGCTTGCGCTTCTCGTCCTCGGCGGTCTTGATCCGGAACAGGCCGCGCAAGGTCACCAGCCGCTCGGACTGCTCGTTGAGGACCTTGGCGAACGCCTTGTAACGCTCCAGCGAATTGCCGCGCGCCGCGTGTTGCAGCAGGCCGACCGTCTCGGCGGTCCAGGCGTGATCCTCGCCGCGGGTGCGGTAGGCATATTCGCCGCCGACGTCGAGCGCGGTCTTGTAGACCGGCGCTTCGCCGAACGCGTCCGAATGGCGCCGCACGGTTTCCTCGGCGATTTCGGTCAGCCCGACGCCTTCGATGCGGGTGTGGGTGCCGGCGAAATACTTGGCGACGAAATCGGCCTTCAGTCCGACGGCGTCGAAGATCTGCGCGCCGCAATAGGACTGGTAGGTCGAGATGCCCATCTTGGACATCACCTTGAGCAGGCCCTTGCCGATCGACTTGATGTAGCGCTTGACGATTTCATAGTCGTCGAGCGAGCCGGGCAGGCGGTCCTTCATCGCGATGATGGTCTCGAACGCCAAATACGGGTTGATCGCTTCGGCGCCGTAGCCGGCCAGGCAAGCAAAGTGATGCACTTCGCGCGGCTCGCCGGATTCGACCACAAGGCCGACCGAGGTGCGCAATCCGGTGCGGATCAGGTGGTGATGCACGGCGGCGCAGGCCAAGAGCGACGGGATCGGAATCCGGTCCGAGCCCGCCATGCGGTCGGACAGGATGATGATGTTGACGCCCTCGCGCACCGCGCCCTCGGCGCGCGCGCACAATTCGTCGAGCACCTGCTCCATCCCCGCCGCGCCGAAGCCGGCATGGAAGGTGGTGTCGAGCGTGCGCGACTTGAAATGGGTGTCGGCGACGTCGGAGATCGAGCGGATCTTTTCCAGATCGGCGTCGGTCAGGATCGGCTGGCGCACTTCGAGCCGCTTGGTCGAAGCGAGGCCCTGCAGGTCGAACAGGTTCGGCCGCGGTCCGATGATCGAGACCAGGCTCATCACCAGCTCCTCGCGGATCGGATCGATCGGCGGGTTGGTGACCTGCGCAAAATTCTGCTTGAAGTAGGTGAACAGCGGCTTCGGCCGGTCCGACAGCGCCGAGATCGGCGTGTCGTTGCCCATCGAGCCCGCGGCTTCCTCGCCGGTGGCCGCCATCGGCGTCATCAGGATGGTGATGTCTTCCTGCGAATAGCCGAACGCCTGCTGGCGGTCGAGCAGCGGCAGGTTGGAGCGCATGCCCTTGGTGGCGGCGTCCGGCAGATCCTCGAGCTGGATCTGGGTACGGTGCAGCCAGTCGGCGTAAGGATGGCTCTTGGCGAGCTCGGCCTTGATCTCGTCGTCGGGAATCAGGCGTCCCTGCTCGAGGTCGACCAGCAGCATCTTGC
The Bradyrhizobium sp. KBS0727 genome window above contains:
- a CDS encoding outer membrane beta-barrel protein produces the protein MAGPARVRSLRARPVGAALSCLAMIALSGTRVHAQTVTPDLFSSTRSSQMTSADSPLRRTSADAADRTGDATSDTRLRDQDRPAPSRIGQIPRYGTAAASGAADWGYDSLNRKRKQPKYYPGQVKPKPPVGPGNPPPPLASGAPRLSVPPSQSANKTPIAPAMAGTVVGQPLRKRLKVDDDPFGAVGDYAGSFLIKSALELSAGYDTNPARTAVPRGSPFYVVAPEFLAVSDWERHALVADLRGSFTGYGNTFPPPADGTVSPAPVNLDRPDFIGHVDGRLDVTNDTHLLAQTRLRVATDNPGSPNIQAGLARYPVYASFGGTFGVDQNFNRLQISAGATVDRTAYTDSKLTDGTFSTNDDRNFNQFGGIGRVSYDLMPGIKPFMQVEGDSRVHDLRLDRNGYARDSSGGYVKGGTSFEFSRLLIGEIGVGYAARDYVDPRLIRLEGLLVSSSLIWTVTPLTTAKFYSDTGISETTLPGTSGVLTHTYTVEVDHDFRRWLTGIGKFTWGSLDYQGDSRYDKFYSLSGDAIYKMSRNLWLKGTLRRDWLDSNLPGNSTASTIVMLGVRLQN
- a CDS encoding glutamate synthase subunit beta, whose amino-acid sequence is MGKITGFLDIDRHDRKYEPVAERLKNYREFVIPLSEKDTRDQAARCMNCGIPYCHGTGSVQPGTPGCPVNNQIPDFNDLVYQDNWEEASRNLHSTNNFPEFTGRICPAPCEASCTLNIDDNPVTIKTIECAIVDRAWDNGWLKPEIAPTRTGKKVAIVGSGPAGLAAAQQLARAGHDVHVYEKFAKAGGLLRYGIPDFKMEKHIIDRRVAQMEAEGVTFHYGVHVGGSSPGALDPQQLLTQYDAVALTGGAEAGRDLPIPGRDLDGIHFAMDFLPQQNRRVASEPLDGAKDILAGGKHVVVIGGGDTGSDCIGTSFRQGAKSVTQLEIMPAPPEHENKGLTWPNWPLKMRTSTSQAEGARREFAVLTQKFSGVDGKVQKLHCVQVDDKFKPIAGTEFELEAQLVLLAMGFVHPVHEGMLKTLGVDLDQRGNVRANLQDYQTSLKKVFSAGDMRRGQSLVVWAIREGRLCARAIDQFLMGSTTLPR
- the gltB gene encoding glutamate synthase large subunit, translating into MSGSEFERENIGTAALSATAASKPADTVAVDPPREHSWRPPAEGMYDLGMEKDSCGVGFIANIKGRKSHQIVSDAISILCNLEHRGAVGADPRAGDGAGILVQIPHAFFKRKAAEIGFKLPEPGHYAIGALFLPKETAWRKVIQSIVAEQIKAEGLLLLGWRDVPSDNSSLGETVKPTEPYHMQVFIGRNGTAKSEDEFERRLYILRKSISQAIYQRRERGLAGYYPASLSCRTVIYKGMFLADQLGKYYPDLHEPDFESALALVHQRFSTNTFPTWSLAHPYRFIAHNGEINTLRGNVNWMAARQASVHSELYGKDISRLWPISYEGQSDTACFDNALEFLVQGGYSLPHAVMMMIPEAWAGNPLMDEQRRAFYEYHAALMEPWDGPAAIAFTDGRQIGATLDRNGLRPARYLVTRDDRIVMASEMGVLKIPEDQIVTKWRLQPGKMLLVDLEQGRLIPDDEIKAELAKSHPYADWLHRTQIQLEDLPDAATKGMRSNLPLLDRQQAFGYSQEDITILMTPMAATGEEAAGSMGNDTPISALSDRPKPLFTYFKQNFAQVTNPPIDPIREELVMSLVSIIGPRPNLFDLQGLASTKRLEVRQPILTDADLEKIRSISDVADTHFKSRTLDTTFHAGFGAAGMEQVLDELCARAEGAVREGVNIIILSDRMAGSDRIPIPSLLACAAVHHHLIRTGLRTSVGLVVESGEPREVHHFACLAGYGAEAINPYLAFETIIAMKDRLPGSLDDYEIVKRYIKSIGKGLLKVMSKMGISTYQSYCGAQIFDAVGLKADFVAKYFAGTHTRIEGVGLTEIAEETVRRHSDAFGEAPVYKTALDVGGEYAYRTRGEDHAWTAETVGLLQHAARGNSLERYKAFAKVLNEQSERLVTLRGLFRIKTAEDEKRKPIKLDQVEPAKEIVKRFATGAMSFGSISREAHTTLAIAMNRIGGKSNTGEGGEEADRFKPMPNGDSMRSAIKQVASGRFGVTTEYLVNSDMMQIKMAQGAKPGEGGQLPGHKVDAIIARVRHSTPGVGLISPPPHHDIYSIEDLAQLIYDLKNVNPDGQVSVKLVSEIGVGTVAAGVAKARADHVTIAGFEGGTGASPLTSIKHAGSPWEIGLAETHQTLVRERLRSRIVVQVDGGFRTGRDVVIGALLGADEFGFATAPLIAAGCIMMRKCHLNTCPVGVATQDPVLRKRFTGQPEHVINYFFFVAEEVREIMAQLGYRTFNEMIGQTQMLDQSTLVAHWKAKGLDFSKLFVRQKALPGQKIYHAENQNHHLEAVLDRRLIEKARAAIDRGAPVKIEEEINNTDRSAGAMLSGTIAKIYGNAGLPHDTIQVSLKGTAGQAFGAWLARGVTFELEGEGNDYVGKGLSGGRIIVKPPKNSGIVPEESIIVGNTVMYGAIEGECYFRGIAGERFAVRNSGAIAVVEGAGDHCCEYMTGGIVVVLGKTGRNFAAGMSGGIAYVLDEAGDFAKLCNMSMVELEPVLSEEMINENTYHHTGDLEAHGRVDVFKDLLESDVERLHVLITRHAKLTDSKKAADILANWKTWLPKFRKVMPVEYRRALKEMKANADAEPKIAIGA